Proteins from one Fragaria vesca subsp. vesca linkage group LG6, FraVesHawaii_1.0, whole genome shotgun sequence genomic window:
- the LOC101311986 gene encoding uncharacterized protein LOC101311986, with protein sequence MKNTSRRELLPSMPLTSGRRRIKRQETDHHPADQDLILFQELHKREKERNIVTLLQPVSEEFEPNGNHQLYRIASAKKGSGFESLAENEKNDYDWLKTPPATPLFPSLEMDANGPEFIIQREIPILQPRSRFAVVTSCKLEAADKKSSGRPKSRNPISKVPLRSVTPSTQRRSTAVSDSTNQINITKAAVITRTDVPILNQQKASKSVVDHNDMIIRRKTKPTTTCRSAVESPFPLVRSTNTILPCFSNEKPPNLRIEQRSLSATRDRSVQAKSATTHVSTHLQRSTCTADPRRPQSCSSIASISRDRKVVGSSVEGNMQLDIKKCIVNEGDMINTSSPKEKRSNQTRNERQVLGSRMVQRVMSARSKATTLEEKNKIPNSRFPLHETSGFGRMILKSSMDTTLKHLVPVAPKLKRDGV encoded by the exons ATGAAGAATACAAGCAGGAGGGAACTACTGCCGAGCATGCCACTCACCAGTGGGCGACGACGGATCAAGCGGCAGGAGACAGATCATCATCCTGCAGATCAAGATCTTATTCTCTTTCAGGAATTGCACAAGCGCGAAAAAGAACGCAATATTGTCACCCTCCTCCAGCCTGTTTCTGAAGAGTTTGAGCCAAATG GAAACCATCAGCTCTACAGAATTGCATCTGCCAAGAAAGGATCTGGATTTGAATCTCTTGCTGAAAACGAGAAGAATGATTATGACTG GTTAAAAACACCTCCAGCAACTCCTCTGTTTCCATCTTTAGAAATGGACGCAAATGGCCCTGAATTCATTATCCAACGGGAAATACCGATTCTCCAACCTCGGTCACGG TTTGCAGTTGTCACCAGTTGCAAGCTAGAGGCGGCAGATAAGAAAAGCTCGGGGAGACCAAAATCTAGAAACCCAATTTCAAAAGTCCCCTTGAGGTCCGTCACGCCAAGTACTCAAAGACGAAGCACAGCAGTATCAGATTCAACGAATCAAATTAACATCACCAAAGCTGCAGTAATAACTAGAACAGATGTACCAATTTTGAACCAGCAGAAAGCAAGCAAATCGGTTGTTGATCATAATGACATGATCATCAGAAGGAAAACAAAGCCTACAACGACATGTAGAAGTGCTGTTGAGTCCCCTTTTCCTCTAGTGAGATCAACAAATACTATTCTCCCTTGCTTTTCGAACGAGAAACCGCCTAATCTGAGGATAGAGCAACGCTCACTATCTGCTACACGGGATCGATCAGTTCAGGCCAAATCAGCTACAACACATGTAAGTACTCACCTGCAAAGATCAACATGCACAGCTGATCCGAGGAGACCGCAATCATGCTCATCAATTGCAAGTATCTCTAGGGATCGAAAAGTAGTCGGTAGTAGTGTTGAAGGGAACATGCAACTGGATATCAAGAAATGTATTGTCAATGAAGGTGATATGATCAATACCAGTAGTCCAAAAGAAAAGAGAAGTAATCAAACAAGAAACGAGCGGCAAGTATTGGGAAGTAGGATGGTACAGAGAGTCATGAGCGCAAGATCTAAAGCAACTACTCTTGAAGAAAAAAATAAGATACCGAATTCTCGGTTTCCACTTCATGAAACCTCTGGATTTGGAAGAATGATTCTTAAGAGTTCAATGGATACAACTCTCAAGCATTTGGTACCG GTGGCGCCAAAGCTAAAACGGGATGGAGTTTGA